The DNA window ctgagcaacatagttagacccccgtctctaaaaaaaaaaaacaacacaaaaattagccaggcatggtggcatactcctgtagtcccaactactcaggagggtgaggtggtaggatcgcttgagccctggaggttgaagctgcagtgagccataattgcaccactgtactactccagcctggcagcctgggtgacagagcaggaccctgtctgaaaagaaaaagaacaggggCTCTCAGGATATGTAATAGaagtctgatttatttatttctttccttcgTTCTATAAATACTGAGCACCTGTgcaccaggcactattctaggccaTTTGGTTATTAGCACACCCAAGGAAGTAATATTTCAACTGAATCCTATTGGTATGGCACCTAAACAACCTCCCCCCAACATTTTGTGTTCGAGAGCATTTTCATAAGCACTGTTGAAAGGAGACAAAGCAATATGTGAGTCTGGTCTTTACTAAAAAGCAAATTTGAGTCACTTATAATGGATTCTTCATTACCAAATGATGGGAACCTAGTATTCAGGAAATAATGAGcttacttaaaaatggttaggtCCCCACTTGTCTAGGCAAGTTAAAACTGCAGGCACTAGAAGTGTGTGAGCAAGAATCCCCTCTCCCCCTCAGGATGCCCAGGTTTCAGAGGAATCCATGCTTGCTTGGTTGTAGTTTCTAAGCACAATGTCCTGAAGTCTGGCGTGAGACCCGAGGTGCTCGTGTCTTTTTACTTTAACTTCTACGTGCTGGTGAGAGGAGAGAAGCAGCTGTTCTTCTCCAGCTGCTGCTAAGGCCTTAGTGGAAATAACGCCCATCAAGTTTTTATTAATGTTGAGCTGGCCACAGGCCAGGTCCTGGTGAGGGGCCTGTCTGCTGTGAGCCTTGGCTAGATGTGCTGAGGGGGCTCAGTTCATGTGTAGATGGATGTGTGTCTTGTTTATGCATGtagattttgttttgtatttattcacATACATgtgtgaggagatcgagaccatcctggccaacatggtgaaaccccatctctactaaaaattagctgggtgtggcggcacgcgcctgtaatctcagctactggggaggctgaggcaggagaattgcatgaacccgggaagcggaggttgcagggagccgagattcctccactgcactccagcctggcgacagagcgaggctctgtctcaaaaaaaaaaaaaaagttaaacttacacttaacatatgacccagcagtcccacccCTAAGTACATACCTAAGAGAAGTgaaaacttacattcacacaAACACTTGTAcgcaaatgttcacagcagctttatccACTGTCCTCCCAAATTAGAAACCACCTGTCCTTCAACTGgtgagtgaataaacaaactggTGCATCCATACAATGGACCACCAATGGacacagctataaaaaggaacaaattattaACAGTAGGCCCTCACTTAATGTCATTGGTAGGTTCTTGAAGTGAAACAACATACACTGAAGCCagttttaccataggctaattgacaTGAGtaagagttaagttcctacagCATATTTCCGATCCCAAAAACACCACCGACTTTtaaataaagacccaaaacagtccgggtgcagtggctcacgcctgtaatcccagcactttgggaggctgaggcaggcggatcacctgaggtcaagagtttgagaccaacctgaccaacatggaaaccccatctctactaaaaatataaaaattagctgggcatggtggtgggcgcttgtaatcccagctacttgggaggctgaggtaggagaatcacttgaacccgggaggcagaggttgcagtgagccgagattgtgccactgcactccagcctgggtgacagagcaagactccatctcacaaaaaaaataaaataaaaaaaaataaaaaaaaataaacaaacgtgagctatatttatttattttttattattattattatttttttttgagacagagtctcactgtcgcccaggctggagtgcagtggcgagatctcggctcaccgcaggctccgcctcctgggttcacaccattctcctgcctcagcctcccgagtagctgggactacaggcacccgccaccacgtccggctaattttttgtatttttttagtagagatggggtttcaccatgttagccaggatggtctcgatctcctgacttcatgatccgcccgcctcggcctcccagagtgctaggattacaggcacgagccaccatgcccagccaacgtgagctatacatttaagaaagattaataaaagcaacaattatttatccaatttttggtgaatcagtgCATGATGgtggtcatagtggtggtgggTTAAATCAAGAAGCATATGTTtgcaaagcaaaaattataaggAGTACCTCCTACTaccataaagttcaaaaacagtaacaaatatagCAGGCTCACTGAGTGCTTTTGTACTACATTGTTTATTGTGgtacatatgtataattattgTATACtactttatgaatttttattttaccatagTTTGTATTCATTTTCCAACCCACTTACTTCATTTCAGGGTCCCAGGTGGCCAGAGcctatcccagcagctcaggtTCAAGGCGGGAACTTTCCCCCCACTGCACAGGATGCCATTCCATCACAGGGCACGCTCACCCACACCCACTCACACTAGGACAGTTCACACATGCCAGTTCAGCTAACATGCACATCTTTGAGATGTAAGAGGAAACCAGAGTATCTGGAGAAGACCCACGTGGACCGGGGGAGAGCATGCAAACGCCATGGACAGCAGCCCCAGCCGGGAACCAGTttcttttctcatcaatgttaAAACGAAAGGATGTTATTGGCAGACCTGCTATACACACAATAAGTTTGGTTGACTCTCAGATGCATTAGGCTAACTGAAGTTGGACTCAGAAGGCAACATActatatgactccatttatgtggctttctagaaaaggcaaaactatggacaGAGAACATAAGTGATTGCACTGCAGGAGGTGAAGGAAGCCTGGGGGAGCTTGACTGCAAAGGGGCAGCATGGCAGAATTTTGGGgatgatggaactgttctgtgTCCTAATTTTGGTGGTGGTTATGCCTCAGAACTGAACACctccaaaaaagagaattttactatatttaagttttaaaattccaaaaaaaaagctaaggaaaaaaatcttgcCTTTCCAAATACATGGGTGATTAAAAAAGCTGGGGGAGCTGGAACAGTGGCAAGGTATTGACAcctggtgttttttcttttatttgtaggTTATCTACCTTGCCTGCTCCTATGCCACAGTGTACCTGATCTACCTGAAATTTAAGGCAACCTACGATGGAAATCATGATACCTTCCGAGTGGAGTTTCTGGTGGTCCCTGTGGGAGGCCTCTCGTTTTTAGTCAATCACGATTTCTCTCCTCTTGAGGTTAGTTTAAAAGGttatttagggccaggcacagtggctcatgcccataatcccagcactttgggaggccgaggcggagtTCAGCCTCCACtttgggtggatcatgaggtcatgaggtcaggagttcgagaccagcctggccaacatggtgcaacactgtctctactaaaaatacaaaaaattagctgggtgtggtggcacgcacctgtaatctcagttactcagaaggctgaggcaggagaatcgcttgaacccaggaggcggaggctgcagtgagccaagatcacgccattgtactccagcctgggtgacagagcaagactgtctcgagggaaaagaaaaaagaggttatggccaggcgtggtggcacacgcctgtaattccagcactttgggaggccaaggtggacacatcacgaggtcaggagatcaagaccatcctggctaacatggtgaaaccccatctctaccaaaaaaaaaaaaaaaattagccgggcatggtggcgggcacctgtagtcccagctactcgggaggctgaggcaggagaatggcgtgaacccaggaggtggagcttgcagtgagctgagatcgcgccactacactccagcctgggcgagagagcgagactctgtctcaaaaaaaaaaaagttatttagggctgggcctggtggctcaccacacctgtaatcacagcattttgggaggccgaggtgggcagttcacttgaggtcagaggttcaggcattcagcctggccaacatggtgaaaccctgtctctattagaaatacaaaaattggctgtgcgcagtggcttatgcctgtaatcccagcactttgggaggccgagacgggtgggtCACGaagtcaggggattgagaccatccggctaacacggtgaaaccctgtctctactaaaaatacaaaaaattagccaggcatgctggtgggtgcctgtagtcccagctacttgggaggctgaggcatgagaatggcgtgaacccgggaggcggagcttgcagtgagccgagatcatgccactgcactccagcctgggcgacagagcgagactctgtctcaaaaaaaaagaaagaaagacaaaaattagctgggtgtggtgttgcactcctgtaatcccagctactcaggaggctgaggcaggagaatcacttaaacctggaggcagaggttgcagtgagccgagatcacgccactgcactccagcctgggcgacagagcaagactgtctcaaaaaagaaagaaagaaatacaaaaagtagcgggaaatacaaaaattagctgggtgtggtgtcgcacgcctgtaatcccagctactcaggaggctgaggcaggagaatcacttaaacctggaggtggaggttgcagtgagctgagatcgatccactgcactccagccttggcgacagagcgagactccatctaaagaaaaaagGTTAATTTAGCGGTCATGTCTGGTTATCTAGAATGGACCTATTTGCGTGTTTGCAGATCATGTAGATTTtcatggggttttttgtttttattttctggtttggCAAACTCTAGTGCAATATTCATGACTGGTGTAAAAAATCGTAGATGAGAATTAAGCACCCACATATTCAGGTGTCTGCTGACAGCTTACTGTCTGATTCATTTGAAATAGAAACTTGAAACTGTATTTCATTGACTTCTGTGGTACCAAACACAGAGCCCTGCCTGTCCCAATGTGGGAAGAACAAGGTTTCCCTCCTGTAGCccacattttgtttccttttcatgTACAGATGTGTACTGATGTCGTGTCTGTGACCCTGCTTAGCAGCACTCTGCACCTCTTGCCTTTAGGAAAGGTGGTTTGTGGTGCACCTAGCACTGTGCAGTGCGCTGATCTGCTCCCGAGTGCCTCTTCTTTCCCTGCTGAACAGGCAAACGTGCAGTGCACTGATCTGCTCCCGAGTGCCTCTTCTTTCCCTGCTGAACAGGCAAACGGTGCtgctccacatcctgggttcgaCAAGTCACTGTGCTACCCTGGGTGTCTGATGGGTGCTGGGAGcccctgaacttttcttttttttttgagacagagtctcgctgtcacccagactggagtgcagtggcatgatctcggctcactgcaacctccacctcctgggttcaagcgattctcctgcctcagcctcccaagtagctgggattacaggcacccaccatcatgcctggctaatttttgtatttttagtagagaccgagtttcaccatgttttccaggctggtcttgaactcctgatctcaggtgatccacctgtctcggcctcccaaagcgctgggattacaggaatgagccaccacacccggccacgcCTGGACTTTTAAAACACTCAAGGACCCTCTGAAAGTCCTTCTGTCATTATCGTGAATAAAGTCATACGTTGGGCAGAGAATTTCTATAATTATAATTCTGACTTCTACCCCTTTGATTTAACCACACCAGAAAGCTtaaggaataagaaaaatagtgaaaatatttcAGTTGTCTGGCAAGATCAGTCAGTGAGGACAAACAGCAGTGAGGAAGTGGAAGGAACTTATCAGTTATCAGTATTGTCAATCCTGGTGGAAAGCAGGGTTGATTTGGTATCCCAGATCTGGAGCAGGACAAGCTTGTCTAGGAGAAACGTCTGTATGTAGATTCATAGAAAATTGAACAGGGAAAAATAAACCTGGAGAGACAAGGTGATGAAAATTCAAAGAGGTAGAGGTGTCCAGGTTACCCAGCTTGTCACACTGGCCGTGCCTTGCTTCTTAAAGGTTGCTTAAGTTTCTGTGATTTATGCCAGGAGTCCTCAACCCCTGGGGCACTGACTGGTACTGGTTCgtagcctgttaggaaccaggccgccCAGGAGGAGACGAGATGTGGGtgagcaagtgaagcttcattgtatttacagccgctccccatcactcacattaccgcctaagctccacctcctgtcagataaCTGGCAGCATTcaattctcataggagcacaagccctattgtgaactgtgcatgtgagggatctaggttgcgtgctctttatgaaaatctaatgcctgatgatctgtcactgtctcccatcacccccagataggaccgtctagttgcaggaaaacaagctcagggctcctacTGATGCTGCATtatgatgagttgtataattatttcattgtatattataGTAATAACAGAAGTAAAGTGCACAATGATTgcaatgtgcttgaatcatcccgaaaccatccaccctgctggtctgtggaaaaattgtcttctatgaaaccaatcactggtgccaaaaaggctggggaccactggGTTATGCAGTTGCCAAGCTGTTGTTCTATTTTGGGCCAAATGCCCTACTCCCCACTCATGTTAAGCTGCTTTGTGGTAAAGAAAGCAAGAGTGTTTCCTGTGAGCTCCTGGTGGGCAGTGGATCCTGATGGAAGTTTGCCATTTCTCTTCCAGATCCTCTGGACTTTCTCCATCTACCTGGAGTCCGTGGCTATCCTTCCGCAGCTCTTTATGATCAGCAAGACTGGGGAGGCCGAGACCATCACCACCCACTACCTGTTCTTCCTGGGCCTCTATCGTGCTTTGTATCTTGTCAACTGGATCTGGCGCTTCTACTTTGAGGGCTTCTTTGACCTCATTGCTGTGGTGGCCGGTGTAGTCCAGACCATCCTATACTGTGACTTCTTCTACTTGTACATTACGAAAGGTATGTTGGGTGCGACCTGCGTTGTTTCTAGAGTCACGTGTTCTTTTAGGAGTGCCCTTGCCCAGCACTCTTCTAACCTGCCACTCTCTCACAAACTGGCTCCAGAGAAACACTTTCGTGATTGGCCAATAACATTCTGGATCAGgatgttgtctttttaaatacaagaacgctttttcttttgcaatagcTTTTCCTAAAGTGACACATTTTCATTGTAAAAGATTCTTCTGGTGTTTCAGTAAACATTAACACCAGATACCTCTCtatgcatacacagacacatgaCTTAAACTGTACATGCTGTTCTATACACTGCTTTTATCCCACTCACATTTTTCATGTCACTAGAAATCTACATAATTTTCAGTAGCCGCAGTGTTTCATTATGTgcatgtaccataatttatttacccAGCCCCCATCCATGGGTGGTCAGGCTGTTACTGGTTTGCTGTAAAAATCCAGTAATTAAATCAGCATccttatatatgtgtgtttttgcatTTGTATGAATGTAGGACATGTAAACTTTACAAAAATTTGATGAAAGCTATCATCCttgttcagaaaaaaaagcatacttatgccaggtgcagtggctcacgcctgtaatcccagcactttgggaggccgaggcgggcggatcatgaggtcaggagatcgagactatcctggctaacacgtgaaaccctgtctctactaaaaatacgaaaaaaattagccaggcgtggtggcgggcgcctgtagtcccagttactcgggaggctgaggcaggagaatggtgtgaacctgggaggcggagcttgcagtgagcacagatcacgccactgcactccagcctgggcaacagagtgagactttctcaaaaaaaaaaaaaaaaaggatatttatgCATATGCACCCAAATGCATGCATATAGTTTTGGGGGGTTCAGGAGCCCCTGAAACCCAACCACAGATTCCAGGCTAAAAATCCAGCTATACAATAAAATTCCTAATGGTGGAATTGCTAGGTAAAAAGCATATATAGGTCagatgcgatggctcacgcctgtaatctcagcactttgggaggccgagatgggtggatcatctgaggtcaggagttcaagactagcctgaccaacatggcgaaaccccatctctactaaaaatacaaaattagccaggtgtggtggcacatgcctgtaatcccagctacttgggaggctgaggcaggaaatctcttgaacccgggaggcagaggttgcagtgagctgatatcacgccattgcactccagcctggggaacaagagcaaaactctgtctcaaaaaaaaaaaaaaaaaaaaaagagcatatatGTCTTacctctttccttttgttttttttgagagcgagtctctctcgcccaggctagaatgcagtggcttgctctcagctcactgtaacctctgcctcccaagttcaagcgattctgctgtctcagcctcccgagtagctgagattatagtcgcgcactaccacgcctggctaattttgttattttgttttgttttgttttgagacggagtctcgctctgtcacccaggctggagtgcagtggcgcaatctcggctcactgcaacctccatcttgcagcttcaagtgattctcctgccttgaccaccctagtaactgggattacaggtgcacaccaccacgcccggctaatttttgtatttttagtagagacggagtttcaccatgttggccaggctggtcttgaactcccaacctcgtgatccgcacacctcagcctcccaaagtactgggattacaggcgtaagccaccacacctagcctttttttttttttttttttgagacagagttttgctcttgttgcccaggctggagtgcaatggtgcaatcttggctcaccacaacctccacctcccgtgttcaagcgattctcctgcctcagcatcctgagtagctgggattacaggcatgtaccaccacgcccagctagtttttgtatttttagtagagatggagtttctctatgttggtcaggctcgtctcgaactcccgacctcaggtgatccgcctgcctcagcctccccaagtgctgggattacaggcatgagccactgtgcccagcctaatttttgtatttttattagagatggtgtcttgccatgttggccaggctggtcttgaactcctgacttcaggagatctgcccacctctgcctcccaaagtgctgggagtataggtgtgagctacctcaCCCAGCCAtcctttgtgggtttttttttttctctttaaagagacagggtctcactctgttactcaggctgcaagaatgcagtggtgtgatccttcCTCACTgcagtcccaaactcctgggctcaagtgatccgccttgctcatcctcctgagtagctgggactacaggtgcatgccaccacacctggttcttttttaaaaaatttttttatagagatggggtcgcTCTcactttttttgcccaggctggtcttgaactcctagcttcaagggatactcccaccctggcctgccaaagtactggaattacaggcatgagccactgcacccggcctttatgTTTTAGTACCCAGAATTTCACAGGCCTCCCTACATAAGCTATATTTTACTGTATATTGATTAGGGTGAAAGTTGTAATAACAAAAAGCCACTATGAATTTAGTGGCACTTTCgatcaaatttgtatttttaaaatacaattgctTATTTCCTATACCTTACTATGTAGAATATTGTGTGTGGGAGACTTCTAGGAATGGGAAGAAGGAAGCTGAGTTTGTCAATATTAGtaaccttttgttttcttttcttctctttgaaattCTAGTACTCAAAGGAAAGAAGCTCAGTTTGCCAGCATAAGTGCCAAAGACCATCACCAGCATCTGTCCTTCAGGGTGCTCGGACAGAATTCTTACCACAGCAAAGGCATGAGATGCTTGATACGGAAAATCAGAAACTTAACTCTTTTGTTGCAGATAGTCATCAGTGGCTCTGTAAAAACGCAGAGGAAAAGAGCCAGAAGGTTTCTGTTTAATGCATCTTgccttatctttttttattactgtgtACAAAGATTTTTTTACACAAAGAAACTTAATGCTGTATTAATAAATTCAGTGTGTAGCTTCAATTGGGATAGTTCCAAAAGTGAAGATTTTGTGAGGAGTAagtgcaaacttttttttttattttaaaaaattcttttaaactgtTGAGTCTTTGTGTCTGCAATGAAATTGTACTCACTCCTTGACAGTTGGTAGATTATATATTCTTCCATCCCTCAAACCTGCATTccactatatttattttttggcaaaAGATGAGCTGTATTTGTTTGAAATCTGAGACACTATGTTCAATTGGATGTATCTGTTCAAATTTATTCCCACGTGACGTGGAAGTCCTTCGTTGGATGTCACAACACTACA is part of the Nomascus leucogenys isolate Asia chromosome 17, Asia_NLE_v1, whole genome shotgun sequence genome and encodes:
- the KDELR2 gene encoding ER lumen protein-retaining receptor 2 isoform X2, whose protein sequence is MNIFRLTGDLSHLAAIVILLLKIWKTRSCAGISGKSQLLFALVFTTRYLDLFTSFISLYNTSMKVIYLACSYATVYLIYLKFKATYDGNHDTFRVEFLVVPVGGLSFLVNHDFSPLEYSKERSSVCQHKCQRPSPASVLQGARTEFLPQQRHEMLDTENQKLNSFVADSHQWLCKNAEEKSQKVSV
- the KDELR2 gene encoding ER lumen protein-retaining receptor 2 isoform X1, producing the protein MNIFRLTGDLSHLAAIVILLLKIWKTRSCAGISGKSQLLFALVFTTRYLDLFTSFISLYNTSMKVIYLACSYATVYLIYLKFKATYDGNHDTFRVEFLVVPVGGLSFLVNHDFSPLEILWTFSIYLESVAILPQLFMISKTGEAETITTHYLFFLGLYRALYLVNWIWRFYFEGFFDLIAVVAGVVQTILYCDFFYLYITKVLKGKKLSLPA